A window of the Bombus huntii isolate Logan2020A chromosome 8, iyBomHunt1.1, whole genome shotgun sequence genome harbors these coding sequences:
- the LOC126868605 gene encoding neuropeptides capa receptor-like — MDVSDKYSFYENISDELEYLEKIRGPKYLSLTLVVPVTLTYVIIFVTGFVGNVITCIVIWRNPTMQTPTNYYLFNLAVSDLLFLILGLPFELSVFWQQYPWQWGLGICKLRAYVSETSSYVSVLTIMAFSVERYLAIYHPLRHYGSGLKRSIRSIFGAWLIALIFAIPFAAYIDIDYVEYPQNSKRNSEESAICAMLKENMPNFPLYQLSCIFFFLIPMVFIAVLYVRIGLRIQSDTLAQNVEGYVHGETKQAQSRKTITRMLSAVVITFFICWAPFHIQRLLYVYEDSTYDDINQWVYPLTGCLYYFSTTINPILYNVMSAKYRNAFKETCRCSPSNPSISRVGLSSMRDSSTICGVRPSQASQVFRERSVNSQRHGMYSASDPVKNKSHEAAQLQADDGEDEKRTNNVPANYFLTADKNTNEIGASRYLQQTKRSSILIHAKNRRLKYQVSDEDETPSNETHI; from the exons ATGGATGTGTCGGATAAATATTCGTTTTACGAGAACATTAGCGACGAATTGGAATACTTGGAAAAAATACGCGGTCCCAAGTATTTATCTTTAACGTTGGTCGTGCCTGTTACCCTTACGTACGTTATCATCTTCGTAACCGGATTTGTTGGCAATGTGATCACTTGCATCGTTATATGGAGGAATCCGACCATGCAGACACCGACGAATTATTACTTGTTCAATTTGGCGGTATCCGATCTGCTGTTTTTGATATTGG GTTTACCCTTCGAATTGAGCGTATTTTGGCAACAATATCCATGGCAATGGGGACTAGGCATATGTAAACTGAGAGCGTACGTCTCCGAAAC gTCCTCTTACGTGTCGGTACTAACTATAATGGCATTCTCAGTAGAAAGATATTTGGCAATTTATCATCCTCTTCGTCATTATGGAAGTGGTCTGAAGCGTTCTATACGATCTATATTTGGTGCATGGTTGATAGCTTTGATTTTTGCTATACCATTCGCTGCTTACATTGATATAGATTACGTTGAGTACCCACAAA ACTCGAAACGAAACTCGGAAGAATCCGCGATTTGCGCGATGCTGAAGGAAAACATGCCAAATTTCCCTCTTTACCAGCTTAGTtgtatcttcttctttctcatACCCATGGTGTTTATCGCGGTGCTTTACGTGAGGATAGGGTTGCGAATACAAAGTGATACCCTCGCGCAAAACGTCGAGGGATACGTTCATGGTGAAACCAAACAAGCCCAGTCACGGAAAACCATCACACGGATGCTGA GTGCCGTAGTGATCACATTTTTCATCTGTTGGGCGCCATTTCACATTCAACGATTATTATACGTGTACGAAGATTCGACGTATGATGACATAAACCAGTGGGTGTACCCGCTCACTGGTTGCCTTTACTACTTCAGCACCACCATCAATCCCATCCTGTATAATGTGATGAGCGCGAAATATCGGAATGCTTTTAAGGAAACATGTCGATGCTCCCCTAGCAATCCATCCATTAGCAGAGTTGGCCTGAGTAGCATGAGAGATTCCAGTACAATTTGTGGTGTCAGGCCTAGTCAAGCATCTCAGGTGTTTCGAGAAAGAAGCGTAAATAGCCAACGACATGGGAT GTACAGCGCTTCGGATCCTGTGAAAAACAAGTCGCACGAGGCAGCTCAATTACAGGCAGACGATGGAGAGGATGAAAAGCGAACGAATAACGTACCTGCGAACTATTTTTTGACAGCAGACAAAAACACTAACGAAATCGGTGCTTCGCGATATTTGCAACAGACAAAAAGATCATCGATCCTAATACACGCGAAAAATAGACGTCTCAAATATCAAGTGTCTGACGAAGATGAGACTCCCTCGAATGAAACGCACATCTGA